In the Sandaracinus amylolyticus genome, TGTCGCGCTCGACGAACGGGATCCCACGCCCGCGCAGGAACGCCTCGGTCTCCCGGCACGCGCCGCACCACGACGCGCCGAACACGATCACGTCCGCCGACGCGACCGCGCCGGTGCTCGCGGGCCCGCCGCCCTCGAGGGTCTCGCCGAACGTCTCGACCCGACGATCGAAGGCCTCGCGCGTCGTGCGCCGCACCACGTAGCGCCCGTCGTCGCCGGGCGTGCGCAGGTCCGCGACGTACACGTGATCGGGATCACGCTGCTCGGGCGGCACCTCGAGCGAGTCGACGCGCACCTCGCCGCGACGCGCCTCGGGGACCTCGTGTCGCGAGCTCGCGGTGTGCGCGCCCTGCTCGTCGAACCACGTGAGCACGAGGCCCTCCGCATCGCCGCGCACCGCGAACGGCGGCGTCACGATCTCGCCCTGCTCCTCGGCCGACGACGCCGCGCCCTGCGGCGCGCTCGGCTCGCCACCACACGAGACGACGAGGAGCACGCTCGCGACGCACGCGAGAACGACGATCCACCCGCGCATCGCCCCGATTCTGGGCGAGAGCGCGCCCGCGCGCACGCGAGCTCGTCGTTGTGCCGCGTCCGCTGTCCTGGCAATCTCGCGCTCTCGGGGGAATCGCCCTTCGTGGGCGGAACGGGAGGGAGCGACGATGGGCCTCTTCGACATGTTCGGGGTCGGTGGCGGACGTGTGGCCATCCAGCCGCAGTCGCAACACGTGACCGCGGGCGGTGCGCTCGCTGGTGTGATCGGGTTCCAGGGCGGCTCGCGCGCGCAGCAGGTCACGAAGGTGACCGTGAAGCTCGTGATGGAGCAGGCCCAGACGCAGATGACGCAGCAGGGTCCACGGCCGACGACGAGCACGCGCGAGGTCGTGCCCGCGCAGACGGTCACCGGGCCGTTCACGACCACGCCGGGGCAGGTGCAGCAGTTCGCGTTCAACCTGCAGATCCCGGGAGGACTGCCCAACACCACGCCGGGTCAGATGAAGTATCGGCTCGTCGCGTCGGCCGACATCGACGGCGAGATCGATCCCGGCGCGAACGTCGAGATCCAGGTCGTCGGCGGCACGCCGGTGATGGCGTCGATGCCGGGCCAGACGATGCCGCCGGTGCCGCAGATCGGGATGCAGGTGATGGCGCAGTGGCAGGACGGCAATTGGCATCCTGCGCAGATCGTCGCGATGCAGAACGGGATGATCGGAGTCGACTGGGTCAATGCCGCGCTCGGCCAGTCGAGCTGGGTCCATCCCCAGCAGATCCAGGCGCAGACGGGCATGCCGCAGATGCACGCGAAGCCGCACTCGAACAACCAACAACACGATCCCCATCCGATGAAGAAGGGCGTCGACGTGCACCCGTCGAAGGTCGGAGTCGACAAGCACGCTCCGGTCGCGATCGGCACGCACGTCTTCGCTCAATGGCAGGACGGGCACTGGCACCCTGCGCGTGTGGTCGCGATGCAGAACGGCGTCTACGGTATCGACTGGGACGATCCCAAGCTCGGCCAGTCGAGTTGGGTGCAGCCCCACCAGGTGCGCGCGAAGTGAAATCAGCTGGGCTCGCGCGGGTCGTGTCGCCTCGGCGATGCGAGCCGCGCGATGCCCGCGAGGACCATCGCGAACCCTGCGGCGCGCACGATCGCGACGAACAGGCTCGTCGCGGTCGTCAGCGCGACCGTCGACCCGAGCGATGCACCCGCGGTCGACGCGATCATCGGCCCGATCGCGAACAGCATCGGCGCGCACAGCGTGCTCAGCGCGAGGATGCAGCCGGCGGTCGCGAGCAGGCCGCTCACGTCGGGCCGGTGACGCCGCACCGGCCCGAGCGCGACGATCAGCAGCCCGACGTCGAGCGCGAGCGACAGCAGCGTCGCGGCGAACGATCCCAGCATCGCGATCCAGCTCGCCGCTCCGAAGTCTTCCACCGGCCCTCCGCGCGCGATCTGCCACCATGCGCGTGCGCATGGAGCATCGAGTCTTCGTGTACGGCACGCTCCGCCGCGATCATCCCAACCACGGCGTCATCGCGCGCGCCCGCTTCGACGGCCCGGCGCGCGGGGGTGACGAGGTGATCGAGGGCGAGCTCTACACCGTCGACGACGCGCTGCTCGCGGAGCTCGACCGCTTCGAGGACGTGCCGCGCCTCTATCGGCGCGAGCGCGTCGTGCTCGAGGACGGCTCCGAGGCCGAGGTCTACGTCGCAGCGAGGGTCGGATGACGACGGCGAACGATGCGATCGCGTTCTTCACCGCGCGGTTCGAGGCCGAGGGCGACCCCGAGCGCGCCGCGAGCGAGAAGGCGTACATGAAGAGCGAGCTCGCGTTCCACGGCGTGCCGATGGCCGCGATCCGCAGCGCGGCGCGCGACTTCGAGAAGGCGCATCGTGACCTCGATCGCGCCGCGCTCCGCGCGATCGGCGACGCGCTCTTCGCGTCGGGCTGGTTCGATCTCCGCCACGCCGCGATCGCGCTGCTCGAGCGGAAGCGGCGCGTCCTCGCGCCGGACGACCTCGCGTGGCTGGTCTCCCTCGCGCGCGACGCCGCCGCATGGGCCCACGTCGACTGGCTCGCGACGAAGGTGATCGGCGCGGTGCTCGAGGCGCATCCCGCGTCGTCGTCGATCGTCGAGACCTGGGCGCGCGACGAGGACGTCTGGGTGCGTCGCACCGCGCTCCTCGCGCACCTCGACGTGCTGCGCGCGGGGGAGGGCGACTTCGATCGCTGGCGCGCGATCGCCGAGCCGATGCTCGACGATCGATCGTTCTGGATCCGCAAGGCGATCGGCTGGGTGCTGCGCGACATCTCGCGCAAGCGTCCCGCGCTCACCGAGACGTTCCTCCGCGCGAACGGGTCCCGCTGCAGCGGGCTCACGTACCGCGAGGCGAGCAAGCACCTGCCGTCCGAGGTGCGCGCCGAGCTCGACGCGCTGCGCGCCTGATCGACAGCGCGCGCCGGGTCTTTCAATCTGCGCGCGCTTTGTCGCCGATCCACACGCTCCGCGAGCGCATCCCCGATCGCAACCTCTGGGTCGTCTACCTGACCACGTGGGTGCTCGCGACCGCCTACGGTCTCGCGCTCGCGACCACGCCGCTGGTGCTGATCGAGCGGCACTTCACCGACGGCGAGATCGGCGCGACCGCGTCGTGGTTCGGCGCGGGCATCGTCAGCTTCGCGATCCCCTCGGGCTGGATCATCCGGCGCTTCAGCGCGCGCCGCACGCTCGTCGTGTGCATCCTCGGCTATGCGTCGATGATCGCGCTCTTCCCGTTCCTGCCCGAGCTCTGGCAGATCGGGATCAACCGCTACCTCGACGGCGCGTTCTCGGTCGGCGTGTGGGTGAGCTGCGAGACGCTGCTGCTCCTGCGCGCGCCCAAGGAGCACAAGGCGTTCGCGACCAGTCTCTACGCGATCGCGACCGGCCTCGGGTACTTCGTCGGCGGCGGGATCTGCTGGGCGCTCGTGCACGTGATGTCGCTCGGCACGGTGTTCGTGATCGCCGCGATCGTCGCTGCGCTCTCGAGCCTGATCGCGCTGTTCCGCCTCGAGCCCGACCCGCCCGCGCTGCACACGACCGAAGCGCACCACGGCGCTGCGAACGCGCGCGACTGGGCCTCGCTCGCGTGGCGCATCAAGACCTCGAGCTTCGCGACGTTCTGCACCGGGTTCTTCCAGGCGTCGGTCGTGATCTTCCTGCCCGCGTACCTCCACTACGTGAAGCACGTGCCCGAGGAGGACACGACGCTCGTCACCGCGGTGTCGGCGGGCGGCATGCTCGTCATCTCGAACGTCGCGGGCCGCTTCGGCGATCGCATCGGTCACCTCTTCGTGCTGCGCGCGCTCGCGATCGTCGGCGTGCTCGTATTGCTCTCGTTCGTGCCGCTGACGAGCTTCCCGGTGATGCTCGCCGCGGTGCTGGTCGGCGGCGGATCTCTCGCGTCGATCCCGCCGCTCTCGCTCGCGCTCCAGGGTGCGATCGCGAAACCGAGCGAGTACGCGCGCTCCAACTCGATCTTCAACGTGTTCTTCGCGACGGGCCTCTTGAGTGGCCCCTATCTGACCGGGCGCGTGTCGGAGTCGCTGGGGCGCGAGGCGATCCTCTATCTCTTCGCGTCCCTGTGGACCGCGCTGATCGTGCTCAGTCTGATCTTCCGCAAGGACGATCCCGCGACGCGCCGCTGATCACTCGGGGCTCGCGCTCATCTCGAACGAGAGCGTTCCTCCGGCCGCGATGTCCGCGTGCTCGATGCGCGTGCCCTCGACCGTCGTGCCGTTCCACGACATCGATCGCGCGTACACCGCGTGCGCGCTCGCCTCGGGCGCTTCGATCACCAGATCGCCGCCCTCGAGGTGCACCACCGCGCGCGTCCACAGCGGCGTGCCGAGCACGAAGTCGTCGTCGCCCGCCATCGGATAGAGCCCGAGGCTCGCGAAGAGGTACCAGGCGCTCATCGTCCCGCCGTCGTCGTTGCCCGGCAGGCCCTCGGGCGTGTCGCCGTAGAACGTGCGCCGCGCCCATGCCGCCCAGCGCGCGCTGCGCGCGTGATCGCCGAGCGCCGCGAACAGATAGGGCGCGTGCAGATCGGGCTCGTTGCCGTGCCAGTACCACGCAGGCGGTCCGATCGTCCGCCGCTCCGCCTCGCTCTGCTCGAAGAAGAACGCGAGGCGCTCGATCATCCGGTCGCGCCCGCCCATCGTCTCGGCGAGCCCGTCGACGTCGTGGGGAGCGAGCCAGAGGTACTGCCATGCATTGCCTTCTGCATAGAAGTCCTCCCAACGACGCTCGTTGACCTCGTCGGGCCAACTGCCGTCCTCGTGACGACCGATGAAGAGCTCGCGCTCCGGGTCCCACAGGTTCTGGTAATTGCGGCCGCGCGCTTCGTACGTCGCCGCGCGCTCGTCGTCGCCCGCGGCGCGCGCCAGCGTCGCGACCGCGTCGTCGGCGTACGCGTACTCCATCGTCTTCGACGCGCTCGCGCCCGCACGCTCGATCGGTACGAATCCGAGCCGCAGATAGGGCTCCATCACGCCGCGCCCGCCGCTCGGCGGATCTCCGTCCGCGCTCACCCGCGCGAGCTCGTACGCGCGCGCTACGTCCCAGTCGCGCACTCCGCGCTGCCAGGTGTCGGCGAGGACGATCACCGCAGGATCGCCGAGCATTCCGCCGGTCTCGCCGGTGCCCAGCGGCCAGCGCGGATAGCTCCCGTGCTGCTCCGCCATCGCGATCATCGACTTCGCGAAGTCACGCGCGCGATCGCGCCACAAGAGCGTCGCCCACGGATGGAACGTGCGATACGTGTCCCAGAGCGAGAGATCCGTGTAGTACGTGAATCCGTCCGCGACGTGCTCTTCTCCGTCGAGGCCCCGATATCGACCATCGGACTCCGTCGCCAGCGTCGGCATCAGGAGCGCGTGATAGAGCGCGGTATAGAAGATCCGGAAATCGCGGTCGTCGCGTCCTTCGAGCTCCACCCGCGCGAGCTGGGACTCCCACTCCGACTCCGCTGCTGCGCGCATCCGATCGAAGTCCAGATCGGCCGCCTCCGCCTCGAGGTTCGCGCGCGCTCGCGCCACGTCGAGGAACGAGATGCCCACCGCGACGTTCACCACGCGCTCGCTCGACGCGTCGAAGCGCGCCCAGCCTCCGACGTCCGCGCCGCTGCGCGTCGTCTCACCCTCGTGCAGCGCGCCCGCCTGCCACACGCCGTGCGCGGCGAAGTCGCGATCGAAGCGCGCGACGTAGTACACGCGCACCCCGCCGAAGCGATCCGAGTAGCCGCCCGAGAAGTGCACGAATCCCTCGAATTCGCGGGTCTCGGGCAGCACGGTGATCGCACCGTCGTCGACGCGCACCTCGGGCAGCGCGTGCGCGACGTCGAGCAGCACCGTCGCGTCGGAGCCCGCCTCGAACGTGTAGCGATGCAGCGCCGCGCGCAGACCGCTCGTGAGCTCCACGTGGATGTCGCCCTCGTCGAGCGTCACCGCGTAATAGCCCGGTGAGGCGACCTCGCTCTCCTTGTCGTAGCTCGAGCGATGTCCGAGCACGGTCGTCCGCTCCGCGCTCATCCCGACGGTCGGCATCAGCGCGACCGCGCCGTAGTCGGTGATCCCGACTCCGTTCATCCGCGTGTGCGAGAACGCCCGGATGTAGCGGTCGCCGTACGCATATCCACTGCAGTGCGTGAACACGAGCGCACCGGTCTCGTTCATCGTGTCGGGCCCTGGATGGATCATGCCGAACGGCATCGCGGGCCCCGGATACGTGCTGCCGATGTCGTTGAATCCGACTCCGCCGGTCCCGATGAACGGATCGACCCATTGCAGCAGCGGCGTGGCCGCGGGACGCGAGGGTGGCGGTGGGCCCGCGTCGACGGGCCCGGAGTCCGCGGGCCCGGCATCGGGGCTCGAAGCATCGGAGTCGCCGCAAGCGGAAAGGCTCCCACAGAGGCCCAGCAAGAGCGCCCACGTCAGTGCTTCGCGCGTCACGTGAACAGCGTATCCCGATCGTGCGTCGGACCGCATCGAGGCCCGTGCTACGCTGGAGTCGAGCGTCGATGAGAGGCACGACCCACGTCGCAGTCCCGATCGTGATCGCCGTGCTCGCTGCGGTGGCGCTGCCGAGCGTGGCAGTCGCGCAGACTCCACAGCCGTACACTCCACCCGGATACGAGAGCGCGCCTCCGCCCGATCCCTCGTCCCCGCC is a window encoding:
- a CDS encoding GH92 family glycosyl hydrolase codes for the protein MTREALTWALLLGLCGSLSACGDSDASSPDAGPADSGPVDAGPPPPSRPAATPLLQWVDPFIGTGGVGFNDIGSTYPGPAMPFGMIHPGPDTMNETGALVFTHCSGYAYGDRYIRAFSHTRMNGVGITDYGAVALMPTVGMSAERTTVLGHRSSYDKESEVASPGYYAVTLDEGDIHVELTSGLRAALHRYTFEAGSDATVLLDVAHALPEVRVDDGAITVLPETREFEGFVHFSGGYSDRFGGVRVYYVARFDRDFAAHGVWQAGALHEGETTRSGADVGGWARFDASSERVVNVAVGISFLDVARARANLEAEAADLDFDRMRAAAESEWESQLARVELEGRDDRDFRIFYTALYHALLMPTLATESDGRYRGLDGEEHVADGFTYYTDLSLWDTYRTFHPWATLLWRDRARDFAKSMIAMAEQHGSYPRWPLGTGETGGMLGDPAVIVLADTWQRGVRDWDVARAYELARVSADGDPPSGGRGVMEPYLRLGFVPIERAGASASKTMEYAYADDAVATLARAAGDDERAATYEARGRNYQNLWDPERELFIGRHEDGSWPDEVNERRWEDFYAEGNAWQYLWLAPHDVDGLAETMGGRDRMIERLAFFFEQSEAERRTIGPPAWYWHGNEPDLHAPYLFAALGDHARSARWAAWARRTFYGDTPEGLPGNDDGGTMSAWYLFASLGLYPMAGDDDFVLGTPLWTRAVVHLEGGDLVIEAPEASAHAVYARSMSWNGTTVEGTRIEHADIAAGGTLSFEMSASPE
- a CDS encoding gamma-glutamylcyclotransferase family protein, whose amino-acid sequence is MEHRVFVYGTLRRDHPNHGVIARARFDGPARGGDEVIEGELYTVDDALLAELDRFEDVPRLYRRERVVLEDGSEAEVYVAARVG
- a CDS encoding sporulation protein, with translation MGLFDMFGVGGGRVAIQPQSQHVTAGGALAGVIGFQGGSRAQQVTKVTVKLVMEQAQTQMTQQGPRPTTSTREVVPAQTVTGPFTTTPGQVQQFAFNLQIPGGLPNTTPGQMKYRLVASADIDGEIDPGANVEIQVVGGTPVMASMPGQTMPPVPQIGMQVMAQWQDGNWHPAQIVAMQNGMIGVDWVNAALGQSSWVHPQQIQAQTGMPQMHAKPHSNNQQHDPHPMKKGVDVHPSKVGVDKHAPVAIGTHVFAQWQDGHWHPARVVAMQNGVYGIDWDDPKLGQSSWVQPHQVRAK
- a CDS encoding MFS transporter; the protein is MSPIHTLRERIPDRNLWVVYLTTWVLATAYGLALATTPLVLIERHFTDGEIGATASWFGAGIVSFAIPSGWIIRRFSARRTLVVCILGYASMIALFPFLPELWQIGINRYLDGAFSVGVWVSCETLLLLRAPKEHKAFATSLYAIATGLGYFVGGGICWALVHVMSLGTVFVIAAIVAALSSLIALFRLEPDPPALHTTEAHHGAANARDWASLAWRIKTSSFATFCTGFFQASVVIFLPAYLHYVKHVPEEDTTLVTAVSAGGMLVISNVAGRFGDRIGHLFVLRALAIVGVLVLLSFVPLTSFPVMLAAVLVGGGSLASIPPLSLALQGAIAKPSEYARSNSIFNVFFATGLLSGPYLTGRVSESLGREAILYLFASLWTALIVLSLIFRKDDPATRR
- a CDS encoding glutaredoxin family protein codes for the protein MRGWIVVLACVASVLLVVSCGGEPSAPQGAASSAEEQGEIVTPPFAVRGDAEGLVLTWFDEQGAHTASSRHEVPEARRGEVRVDSLEVPPEQRDPDHVYVADLRTPGDDGRYVVRRTTREAFDRRVETFGETLEGGGPASTGAVASADVIVFGASWCGACRETEAFLRGRGIPFVERDIEREPGAREDMVQRAARAGVSPRGIPVIDFRGRIIQGFDRDALERAIRETSAAGGGGGGISI
- a CDS encoding DNA alkylation repair protein, yielding MTTANDAIAFFTARFEAEGDPERAASEKAYMKSELAFHGVPMAAIRSAARDFEKAHRDLDRAALRAIGDALFASGWFDLRHAAIALLERKRRVLAPDDLAWLVSLARDAAAWAHVDWLATKVIGAVLEAHPASSSIVETWARDEDVWVRRTALLAHLDVLRAGEGDFDRWRAIAEPMLDDRSFWIRKAIGWVLRDISRKRPALTETFLRANGSRCSGLTYREASKHLPSEVRAELDALRA